The following are encoded in a window of Doryrhamphus excisus isolate RoL2022-K1 chromosome 16, RoL_Dexc_1.0, whole genome shotgun sequence genomic DNA:
- the smim29 gene encoding small integral membrane protein 29, giving the protein MNSTTPSPTINGDVAVSYVLVPFFLITIFGIAVAVILYIRKKRRIDRLRHQLLPIYSYDPSEEVNEAEQEMLWKEEDTRVVQGWARSYQQRRPLLSKDA; this is encoded by the exons ATGAACAGTACCACTCCGTCCCCCACAATCAATGGGGATGTGGCAGTCAGCTATGTGTTGGTGCCATTTTTTCTCATCACCATATTTGGAATAGCTGTAGCTGTG ATCTTGTACATTCGAAAGAAAAGGag AATTGACAGACTCCGCCATCAGCTGTTACCAATTTATTCATATGACCCCTCAGAGGAGGTGAATGAAGCTGAACAAGAGATGCTTTGGAAAGAAGAGGATACTCGG GTTGTTCAAGGTTGGGCACGAAGTTATCAACAGCGGCGCCCTCTTCTGTCCAAAGATGCTTGA
- the hmga1a gene encoding high mobility group AT-hook 1a isoform X2 gives MSDKGTVSSKEKEETEKRGRGRPRKQPQEPSGSPTPKRPRGRPKGSKNKAASKGKAKAEPAPGAKRRGRPKKEEKEEKASQESSEQEEEEEDEEEEEEDQ, from the exons ATGAGCGACAAGGGGACAGTGTCATccaaggagaaggaggagacgGAGAAGAGGGGGCGTGGAAGACCTCGTAAGCAAccccag GAGCCTAGCGGGTCCCCAACTCCAAAAAGACCAAGAGGACGACCCAAGGGCAGCAAAAACAAGGCAGCCAGCAAGGGCAAA gcAAAGGCAGAACCTGCTCCTGGTGCAAAACGTAGAGGAAGACCCAAGAAGGAG GAAAAGGAAGAGAAGGCATCGCAGGAATCAtctgagcaggaggaggaggaagaagacgaagaagaggaggaagaagaccaGTAA
- the hmga1a gene encoding high mobility group AT-hook 1a isoform X1: MSDKGTVSSKEKEETEKRGRGRPRKQPQEPSGSPTPKRPRGRPKGSKNKAASKGKAKAEPAPGAKRRGRPKKEQEKEEKASQESSEQEEEEEDEEEEEEDQ; this comes from the exons ATGAGCGACAAGGGGACAGTGTCATccaaggagaaggaggagacgGAGAAGAGGGGGCGTGGAAGACCTCGTAAGCAAccccag GAGCCTAGCGGGTCCCCAACTCCAAAAAGACCAAGAGGACGACCCAAGGGCAGCAAAAACAAGGCAGCCAGCAAGGGCAAA gcAAAGGCAGAACCTGCTCCTGGTGCAAAACGTAGAGGAAGACCCAAGAAGGAG CAGGAAAAGGAAGAGAAGGCATCGCAGGAATCAtctgagcaggaggaggaggaagaagacgaagaagaggaggaagaagaccaGTAA